The sequence TGAAAAGGGATGGTTCAATTTGTGGATGGAGTGTGATTTATTATGTGTGGTTAAAGCTTTCActaatgttaattttgtttcttaGAAATTGAGAAATAGATAGATAAATTGCTTAGCTATAACAAAGAAAGATAAATTTCTACTTGGTCAGTACATGGAAACCATCATTTAACGACGGACCAAAACAAtgacaaaatttgataaatcAGTCACTATTTAGATCATGACTGAACTAACAACTAAAAAGTAACTGAATAAAAAATTCAAGTGGCTAAACCGTAAACAACCGAGATTCGTGTAGGTCATTAGTGACAAATCCATCTCTATGATAATACAAGTACACAACAACCGAATAGTGTAATGGCCCGCCATTAAATAGTATAGTCTCTAATTTGGTCGCTAATTTCTCTGTATTACCACAAaacagagaaataaaaaataaattacactaggtatttgtttattttagagTTGCGAAgtattgtaaatttatttttattttatgtttataaaatctaattattaataaatttatttttaaaaaaacaaaataacacaataaataataaactaaaagtataatattgttaaaattatttcttagaAAATAGTGCAAATAGACTTGTCTCTTATGCTACTACATTTCAAGGGCTTTGCTTGTATGATTCAATCCCGAGTAATTTCAACAGAGTTCAATAAGAATATAATTAGGCTCCCTAATTATTGGTTCAAATGTGCTATCTCATAGGTTTGGTCAATGTTCCACATGCTTTTAATTTGTACGTGTTGatcctcttttcttttcttaatatataataCTTCTTTGGGTGGTTCAAGTGATGATAGTGGTTGGGGTGCTAACCTAGTGGGTTGAGATCCCTTTAATTATTGTGATACTTTTTCCTGTCGTTATTCTTTTTGCCTAAAAAAATGTATACTTATTAATTTAATCtactttagaaaataattttattttactagttttcttaaaaatttaaaaaacaattatttttccaaTATAATCTTAAGCAGTATACACTTATTTTTATTGGATACCATACATTACAATTTTGatccttcatttttatttttatttcactttagtttggTCCCTTAAGACCAACAAGcatgtttcactttagtttagCAAAGTTTTTGTTGTtagactaaattaatttttctatcagttttagcaAATTAATTTAGTCAACTTGATAATAATGTCATGACCATTAGATATGTCACATCAAACGAACATTTAACAAGTTAGTTAAGATTAATATtgatagtgaaaaaaaaaaactaatgaacGAATCATTTTGGCACGagacactttaaaaaaaaaaaaaaagcaaagtaaagtttttactttttaaacatatataaaaatatgaaattgaaataaaagaaaatcgaccaaagactaaaattaaattttaaccatGTTTATTGAAATACTAGAGTATTATCAGAAAAAACAACAACTTTCCAGTGGCTCAGACAACAAAAGTACGTATccaaatcaaaatcatttaaaataagacAGAATTTAACTGAAACGACTTAGGTATTTTTAGCACTatccattaattaaaattaaatttcactttaataattaatactagTAATTAACAGTAATATTGATATCCAACTTTGGTGTACGATCATACATGTCAAACTTTTAAGGATCCTTgtgatagaataaaaaaataatttagataacaaatttaaatcaaaataaagtataaaaatataaatttcatttcattttattttcattttttttctttcaactcAAACAAACATATCCTAATTTCAATTAAAGTTTAAACATAGCACCGTTAAATTTTGGGCTGTCATGAAGGTGTGTTCCACTTCCATCTCTTGCAACGTGACCCATGCAACGTGTCGACCCTCCAAAGGATCCTCGTCTTTTTCCCACGACACAAACGAATGGTTAACTAGGTTACAAACTAGAACAGCCACTGGGTTTCTGAAACGTGGCCATGCTAACTGTGAGTGGACGAAATTAATAACTTCCTATAGTTCTAGTGCAGTAgtagtatatattattataaattttcataaagGAGAAAGTTGAAAACTTGACTTGATTGAATTGACCCCGTGTCTGTGAAATGGCAATCCACAAACGGACGTAGACTAACCGCAATGAGAAATGGGAAGCATGGCCTGAAAATTTTCGATGGCTATGATGATTGAAAACGAAGCTTATGGTCAAAATCCTATGTACGCTGCTCGACACGTGTATCGGtgttttcttttcataattTCATATCTTCATAAGGAGTATAATTGCTTGATGTTGTCTTCACAACAACCACAGACTTTATTTGGATTTGGTGCGATAAAAACAATCATATATATAGGGTGCGTTTCTTTTGTAAGagagaaataatatataatcataTAGGATGTGTTTGTTTCGTAGaagagaaataatatatatatatatatatatatatatatatatatatatatatatatatataaattgattttattatgcGGAActcatattttatgttttatttcaatttaaaaaatttctatttttctatttttttctttaaaccaAACACACTCGTAGTTGATGAAATATGCACGGCTCAATTTCTATTTAAGCGGTTCAAATTCAGCCAcgtacattttaaaaaaataaataaaataaaaaatcaaatataaaaagaaagataaaagaatgatcttaacttatatatattgaaaattcgATTTCAGCAATATATGttgaaaattctttttaacTAATAGTAGGAGTAGTATATGTTTGATTGAGATCTCACCCTATAAAGAGTGGGGAGAGTGTATAACTTaagttatgtattttaatttataatataaattttaaaatttcaaaagtgTATTTATTAGTAAGTTTTTAAACTCtcactatctatatatatatcgaACTCAATTTTACTATTCTTGAGTATCGATCAAATAGCAAGACAAGAAATAAGGGagaaaagaaaagggtggtCAACGTGAAAATAGAGGGAGCATGTGGAATGGTTGTGGTCACTATTATATATTCAGTCTCTTACGCTTGTGCATgtgcctttctttctttttatcctttatatatgtatatattattatctGCAATATAATTAAAGAGAGAAGTAACATAACATCAAGGTGCAGAGAGAGGAATTGAAGCTAGCATGGGAAGAGGTAAGGTGGTTCTGGAGAGAATACAGAATAAGATCAATCGCCAAGTAACCTTCTCAAAGCGCAGAAATGGTTTGCTGAAGAAAGCCTTCGAGCTATCTGTGCTATGCGATGCTGAAATCGCTCTTATCATCTTCTCCAGCCGTGGCAAGCTTTTTCAATACAGTAGCACTGAGTATTTTTCTTCCCTCATCTTATATATTCCcaggtttttgtttttcaacaTACATTGCTGCTTTGCTTGGGTTGTCTTTTGggtattatatacatatatattgggAGCTCTAGAAATAGTATTTTCGTATTAAAATAAGCTTTTAACTCATATAATAACTTGGTAGCTGTGCAGATCTGTTAGTCCCTTACttccttttaattaaaaataaaaagaacatagTACcgtttcccttttcttttaaacatattttactcaTAAATATCATTACTAGTATTCAAGCTTTACCAATTTCTTTTTACTAGTATTCAAGTGTCACTGCCCAATctgatttgtttgtttattagaATGAAACTATGATTATCCAGcttgttaaaatttaattatttgtttaagaataaatattttcttataaaattgaaactaaataactaatactattattttaatgttaatCCTTAAAAAAACCTTTAGAGGTGTGGTAATTCTTTGTTTGAATTAGCGGTGTTGCTTTTGGTAGGTTTAGATTGTGTCGTCATAGAGAAACAGTAAAGCCTATATTTCAGTATTCtggccaatttttttcttcaagtcCCAAAGACCAAACCATTAGGATAAGTATAGGTCATTCGTGTAGGGTAAAGGCTCTTTTGTTTGGGGATGGAGTAGCTAGTCACTGACTGTAGGTACAAGACACACAacttccttccttccttcttttttttttaccctttttAACTTCAGGGTTATTTCGTAACTGAGTtttcatattcatttttttttctatctcacttctatccttttttttttcatatttctctctttatttttcatcacataatttattatatatttatcatttgctctctctctctttttttccctaTCTTCCTTCCACCTATACACCAAAAAATAGGATgtatatattgttttttcttcttcttgtaatTGGCCcattcataatcataaaataatgattcaacattaattcatgTTTTGTTTCAAATAGTTAAAACCGGATAGGAAGCAACTGAAAAACtcttaattgattctttatatataataataataataataataattttattattagctAGGTCTCCCTGTAAATCTACATGTAAAACTGTGTAGACTGAGACAGATAAATTCCAATATTTCTTTTAGTACTAAAATAATATCCTCAAACTTCTTAACAAAAAGACtggattttaattaaataattactatATAGTTAGTTTATGTTAGGGTCTCGAGCTCAAATATTTTAGAGAGCATATAAGATTAGAATTATCAAAGAGGTCGTGATATAAGGATCCAAATATCCAATGGGTGTAGCATGCAAGAAAAAAACGGGGGGAAAATATATCtcttttaaaaagaaacaatatCATAACATAGATGAAATCATCTAGCTAAATTAAGCTGATCGAGCATGTTTATCTACGGGTTAATATATAATAACGTTGCACCATTTTCATCAATCATCACCTAATTACTTAAGGATAATAACGATCCTACACGTCTACACCCAACTAAAGAGCCCAAACGAAAAGTGCATTtgtctgaaaaagaaaaaggttcgAGAAGTTTTATTCTtatgaataattataaaaatatgttttacttttattttattttcaatttacaaatatttgtataataaattatgaaaataatgaaatcttatttttattatttttctataaatatataaaaataagaaagaaattgaaaatagagtgACAATAATtacgaaaataaaaaatgaaacaaaatgattttttttaccaaatcgAAAATCcttattattaaatttcattGCTAAAGTCTCTTTTCCCCTTATCGAGCTTGACTTGGGCTAGAACAAGTGGTAACAATTTAAAAGTTTAGaattcttaaaagaaaaaacaaatcttAAAGCTACACATCCTCTCATGACCTCTATTAACCTATCATTGTATCCCGATCTTATCTTATTTCTTCATAATAATGAATCGAATAATCACACTTTTGTTCTAAACAAAACAGATGTTGAACTAAGTTAAAGTTGACATGACTGGTGCGCttgtataacattttttaaaatactgtcCCAAGATATATTCGTTATATCTATTTCTGATTTGCCTTCCGCATTCCCCATTTGAAAtacttttcattaaatatttatgaaattctAAAGTTCTTTAGGAAACAACTTTTAAATAGTGTTTCAATCAAACGTAACATTGctttgtgttatttttaattttttaccgtttgctcacaaaatttttatttggatGCCGAAATTTTGATGTGATATTTACATAATTCTAAAACCTCTATATATAgggattaaatgattttttttccctttcacaCAACTAATTCTCTATAACACTTGGCGTaaggaattattataaataagcaTTAGCATTACTATTtagcttataatttttttctcatcacCACAGTCCACAGATCATGTTTTCTCTcatcctttcttttttatctttctcttccttCCACTTTCATTCAGGCCATTTTGGTATATACACTTATAAGCACTCAAAACACACAATTTAGCACCTGCTACATTTAGAAATCCTTGTCTCTTAAATGGTTATTTTCATGATAATATATGAACACAAGAAGCACCCGTTAGCAATCTTCAACTGACTAGCTAGTTGAATCATGGATCAGTTTAGTTAAACTTAAAACAAGagattattgaaaaataaaactagtcTCAGTTCTCACATTGATGTGGTTAAGAacaaataatatcatattatataataaagagataaataagTCCAAAGTGTCTTAAGCATTTAGAATTAGAACAAACTAACAAGCATTCCTCTTGCCCAAATGAAGAAATCATGCAGAACCGATCATTGTTGCTACGTTTACTATTCTACTAAGCATTATATCATGATCTACTGAAaccaataattaatgttactTGTTCATTCTTTTCAGCATTAACAGAATCATTGATAAGTATCGTCAATGCTGCTTCAACATGTCTCAGACTGGCGACGTAACTGAACATCAATCGGAGCAGGTTTTCTCTACTAATTTTAATTCTCCATATTAGTATTGTCTTctaaaaaaatagaggaaaaagaaaattagaaatcTTGAAGCTAATTTTCAGTTACTCATGATAGCAATCGTTTGATATGACTGTGCATAttctactttaatttatttacaaaattttgtttctAGCAATTTACGCTTTTATAACGTTGCACATTGCAGTGCTTATACCAGGAGCTTTTGATATTAAGAGTCAAGCATGAATCACTCCAGCGGActcaaaggtaaaaaaaaatttggtcaAGTCCAAGTTATACATAGTGGACcctctaatttattttgtttctctttgttgtttaatttgaaGGAATCTTCTGGGAGAAGAACTAGAGCCACTTAGCATGAAAGAATTGCATAGTTTAGAGAAACAGCTGGATAGAACGCTTGGACAAGCTCGGAAGCACCTAGTACGTACTAATTGACACTTATTTTGAGTATATTATTAATGAACATATAAACTCTAATTGAAACATGCCTATGAAATACAAAAGAGACAAGTGCTCTTGATAAGAAACTAGACTATTTAAGGATTAATCTTAATTATGTTTACATTTTCCTTCTACTCACTTTGATCCAAATGGtggtatataaattaaattagttggACACTACTACTTTTCCAACTTCTGTACATTTTTTTGGTAGACATCTGTGCCtgtatccttaatttttttcttttgtattccGAATTTCTATATATATGCATGCTGCTAAATTCGCGCAAGAGAATTAAAGAAGGCTCAACTTAAAATCTTATACAAATGAGACATAATAATGTATGGATGTTTAATTTCTTCTTAATCGTCCGACAATGACACTGTATAGATGATATCTAACAGCCATATATGATCCTGCCTTTTAATTGCAGACGCAGAAGCTGATATCACGAATTGACGAATTACATGGAAAGGTatgcaattaatttttttttttcaaccgtGACCAAGCCTAATTCTATTTTTATACTCCACTTAATTTGTATATAGGTTTGGGTACCCTTGGATTTTGAGATGGTCTCTTTTGAGATTGTGTTTACCATTGGTATATATATTTGGGTATCCTTTGTACcctacaatattaatatattctttaattggttgattaagaaaaaaaaaacactcctcaaaattcattcatgtgtatctttcatttctttccaaATTCATCCATGATTTCATAGCACTTAAActttaatagataaataaaaaatccaaactAAATTTTGTTAAGAACTTTGAGGACAAGGTTAAGTGAACTGGATGATAATAATAGAATGAATTTAGGAGATACAAATAGATGACTTGTATAGAATagataatttagatattatctttttgatattatttagttttattttatttttccaaaatattAGACGACAACACATGTATAGtcatttattatgattattatataaTGTAAAGTTTGCATTCTATGGATGTatcaaatgaaaaatcaaagttattattattttatagttttattataACTCTTAATGGTGTTTTTTTTAGAGTAGAAATTGAATACCTTCTTGCATCCTAACATAATTCCTGTATGTTGTGAGGCTCACTATGTTGTGAGCATGTGAGACAACTTCTTATGTGTTTACTAATAAGCGGTTTtggatagtttttttaatattacgaTGAGAAAATAAATCACGGAAATatgatagaaagaaaagaaaatagaaagaggTATCATAGTGAATAATTTATCCCTCGTTTCATCAAAGGGAAAGGAATAAAATCTTCCCTTCCTTTGTTTGGTTTAATTTCGTGGgagaaaaagaatgaatatGTATAATGTGGGGTAAGAGAAATATAAGATATGTAATTAAACAGTacacaaaaaaaagttataggaTTTAATTTTAGTACAGTgtaagtataaattttttatattattaattaattagaaattctgttaaatatattttaaaatatttattacaaatgaTTAATAATCTTACTATACGTAACAATATATAATTAGATAgtgtaaaaaaaacttatattatcaatatattttaattagattcaaaatattatccttttttttatctgaGTGATGcataccaaaacaaaaataagtgcaatttattttttcttctttgatgtGAAACACTTTTAATAATTACATCATTAATTCTCATTATCTACATAATGGCAGGTGCACAACCTGGAGCAGGTTAACAAGCATTTGGAATCTCAGGTTttccattaaataattaatcatgcCAATATTTATAGTAGAAGAATACTATCAAATTGGAATAGTATATGTGATatggcttctttttttttttatgtgcatTTTCAACCTTTTATATTCCAGGAAAGAGGTAAATGCACCCAGACTTGTGAAGGTTCTGCTAATAGTCATATTCGGCTGCAAGATGCACAAGTCAATCAATTTGAATCTGAAACAACAGGGTGTGTACTTCATTTTTCTCTAGTCTTATTACCTTTTAAATACGTAAATTATGGATCATTCATCATGCATGCACATATGATACATACGAAAATTGTGCAAGCAagcaagcattttttttaatgcaaagaCTTTAATTAATTCAGAGACACGAGGAATTAGGGCAAAAGGAGAGGGAgaacatgcaaaattaattacGGTAGAATATCACGAGACCTATATAAGAAAATGGCCAATCTTAAGTTAGCTTAAAGTGATAAATTACCCTAGTATTGTAAGAATTGAAGTACTTTAACTATTTGCATTACAAATGTGTGGTATCTACctatcaatatatatttatattggtGTACAATATAGTAGCAATGAAGTTTGAATTTAGGATTTCATACAAAAATTACTCAATTTTTTACTACTAGACTGACCTAATAGATTATTAGATTATAAGGCAGTAATTTATCAATTAGTAATTTATCAATTGAATTTATCAATTAGGTGATCATATATAGATACAAGTTGATCTTTATATGGatgatatataaattttattaatattataccgaagtcacaatttatttattaaagttttatGATTTTAGTATCCCTATATATCATTATGGATTCCTACATAATGAAACGAAAAGACTAATAACTAtgcttgattaaaaaatatagatatattttttgttgcaGTTCGTTTCGGCTTCAGCAAGAGCAGACT comes from Glycine soja cultivar W05 chromosome 20, ASM419377v2, whole genome shotgun sequence and encodes:
- the LOC114402506 gene encoding truncated transcription factor CAULIFLOWER A-like isoform X2, producing the protein MGRGKVVLERIQNKINRQVTFSKRRNGLLKKAFELSVLCDAEIALIIFSSRGKLFQYSSTDINRIIDKYRQCCFNMSQTGDVTEHQSEQCLYQELLILRVKHESLQRTQRNLLGEELEPLSMKELHSLEKQLDRTLGQARKHLTQKLISRIDELHGKVHNLEQVNKHLESQERGKCTQTCEGSANSHIRLQDAQVNQFESETTGSFRLQQEQTTASKGKESSHNINILRL
- the LOC114402506 gene encoding truncated transcription factor CAULIFLOWER A-like isoform X1, with the protein product MGRGKVVLERIQNKINRQVTFSKRRNGLLKKAFELSVLCDAEIALIIFSSRGKLFQYSSTDINRIIDKYRQCCFNMSQTGDVTEHQSEQCLYQELLILRVKHESLQRTQRNLLGEELEPLSMKELHSLEKQLDRTLGQARKHLTQKLISRIDELHGKVHNLEQVNKHLESQERGKCTQTCEGSANSHIRLQDAQVNQFESETTGYIFCCSSFRLQQEQTTASKGKESSHNINILRL